The DNA segment TAGTCAAAAAGATGAAAGCTAATGCACCAGAAATAGGATTATTTGAAGAGCCATTCGGTAGGCTTGCTGTTTTCGAGCGCGCACTACTTTTCGTTGCCATATCGTTCGGGAAAGCTACATTCTTAATAGCTGGCGTCGTTATCGCGGTGATAATCCGTGGTTTGCTCATACTTAACGAAGAAAATGTTCCAAAACCCATTGTGGAATGGGCGGTAGCTATTGCAGCAGGTCTTTTGAGTCGATATCTTATATTTGGAAAAATATTTTAGGAGATAAACTTATGGTAGAGGGTGAACTTGCATATCTTGCGCTCGATAGGAAATCAGGCGCTATAGCTATGCTTCTGCGTCGTCGCGACAACAATCTACTGCTGCCTATATGGATAGGAAACCCTGAAGCCTATTCGATAGCTATGGCACTTGCTGGCATCAAGCCGCCGAGACCAATGACCCACGACCTTATAGTCGACATTCTGTCTGCGATAAATGCAAAACTTTCAAGGGTAGTAATAACGGGACTTAAAAACGAGACTTTCTACGCACTGCTGCACATAGATCGCGGAGAAACAGAGACCTATGTTATCGACGCCCGCCCAAGCGACTCGATAGCACTGGCGGTAAGAACTGGTTGCCCGATATTTCTTTCTGAGGACATGCAATACTTTGACCTCGACAACCCCAAGACACCATTGGAGCAAGAGCTGTCGCAAATACTCTCAAGACTAAGCCCAGACGAACTAATAGGTTTCTGAAAGAACCGTAAAAATGAGATGCTCTTTGTAAAAGAGGAATGGACTAACTTTTATTTTGATGCACCTATGAATTTATCTGTTGACTTTGCACAGCGTAGGTAATGAATTATATCTTCTTAAGTTAATCTTTATAGAGTGGGAGGGACCATGGTTATCGAACATCACGGCAAGAAACCCAGAATACATTCTGACGCTTTTGTGGCTGAAACAGCCGTTGTGATAGGAGATGTAACCATTGGCAAGGATTCAAGTATATGGTATGGTGCTGTTCTAAGAGGAGACATAAACTCTATAACTATCGGTGAACGAACAAGTATTCAGGACAATTGCGTCGTTCATGTCGATGAAGACAAACCAGTAGTAGTTGGCGACGATGTTACAGTGGGACATGGCGTTATTCTTCACGGTTGCAAGATAGGAAACAAGGTTCTTGTTGGTATGGGAGCTGTTATTTTGGACGGAGCAGAAATCGGGGATGGAGCTATCGTAGCTGCTGGCGCTGTAGTCAAAGAGGGGCAGGTAGTGCCACCTTTAACCCTTGTGGCAGGAGTTCCAGCACAACCTAAGAAAAAACTCGACGAAAGTGTCCTCGAAGCCCTCAAGGAACACGCAGAAAAATACTCCAAATACGCAAAAACATACAGCAAGGATGAAAATTAACATGACCGGGAAAAGATTTCTTTGGGTTGTTTTTGTTCTGATAATCATAACTTGCTCGCATGCGCAGTATAGCGTACTTAAGGATACATACAGGCTTGCTGAAAAATATTACTCGCAAGGCTCTTACAAAGATGCACTACCTCTTTTTTCCCAGGTTTTCATCCAATCATCCGACAAGGACTTGCGGGCTAAGGCGATTTACATGAAGGCTTTATGCGAGTATAAACTGGGCGACTACTCCCCTGCAGCCGTCGATTTCTCTGACTTCATGAAAATGTTCCCTGACCATCCACTATATTTTCGGGCAGCGCTTTATCTTGGCAACTGCTATTATAAATTAGGTAGCTACCTCAAAAGTGCGCAGGCGTATGGGATTGCACTTCTTTCTCGCGATGCTCGCGAAAGGCACCAAGCAGCAAAATCATTCAACGACTTACTTTGGGGCTACCTTCCCACTGAGAGTTTCCCTGCATTGCTTGATGTCGTTGACCATTCACTGGAGGGGATGGTTGGAGTCTGGTGGCTCAGACGACTTCAGCACGATGGCGAACACGCAAGGGCACTTCGCGAGGGTAGAAAACTCTTGCAAAGACTTTATACCCCCGAAGACAAAAGTATGCTTCAAGAAGAATTAACCAAGGTTGAAAACTATCTGAAGAAACATCTCGTCGTGGCACTTCTCGTTCCACAAAGCGGGGACTACGAAAGCTATGGTCGTCAGGTGATAAACGGCGCTAAGCTTGCATTCAGCAAGCAAGGAATAACCAGCGTTGAGCTTAAAGTAATCGATTCAGGTGGTGAACCACTTAGAGCTGCCATAGCCATAAACGACTTATTAAAAACTACTACACCGCTATGTATCATAGGTCCTATAACGAGTGACGAGACAGCAGCCACGGGGGTTATAGCAGGCACATATAAAGTCCCGTTAATAACTCCTACAGCCTCAAAAGATGGCATAGCTGAGCTTTCGCCGTATGTCTTTCAGCTTCTCGCAAGCCCAGTAAAAAGCTCTTACTACATCGGGAAATTCGCAGCCTCACAACCTGAAAACGACACATTCGCTATCCTTGCCCCAGATGATGAACTTGGACACAACTGTGCAGAAGCATTTTCAAAAGCAATAATTGAGGCGGGGAAAAAGATTATTGCCTACAAATTTTACCCAACCAATACTTTCGACTTTTCGCCATTTTTGGCTCAGATAAAGGAACCAATACTGAAATTTTACGACAGGTACATAACGAGATTCCCTAAGGGAGACCCAAGATTCTATGATTGCAAACCCGACCAACCAGTTGAGGATTGTCCGCTTAAGGAACGCAAGGATTGGAGTGTCCATATAGATGGATTGTTCCTTCCCGCTTACTACGACGAAATAGAAATCATCCTCCCACAGGTTCCATTCATGTACATAAACACCACCATATTCGGTGCTAATGGCTGGGTGGTT comes from the bacterium genome and includes:
- a CDS encoding bifunctional nuclease family protein, coding for MVEGELAYLALDRKSGAIAMLLRRRDNNLLLPIWIGNPEAYSIAMALAGIKPPRPMTHDLIVDILSAINAKLSRVVITGLKNETFYALLHIDRGETETYVIDARPSDSIALAVRTGCPIFLSEDMQYFDLDNPKTPLEQELSQILSRLSPDELIGF
- a CDS encoding gamma carbonic anhydrase family protein, whose translation is MVIEHHGKKPRIHSDAFVAETAVVIGDVTIGKDSSIWYGAVLRGDINSITIGERTSIQDNCVVHVDEDKPVVVGDDVTVGHGVILHGCKIGNKVLVGMGAVILDGAEIGDGAIVAAGAVVKEGQVVPPLTLVAGVPAQPKKKLDESVLEALKEHAEKYSKYAKTYSKDEN
- a CDS encoding penicillin-binding protein activator, coding for MTGKRFLWVVFVLIIITCSHAQYSVLKDTYRLAEKYYSQGSYKDALPLFSQVFIQSSDKDLRAKAIYMKALCEYKLGDYSPAAVDFSDFMKMFPDHPLYFRAALYLGNCYYKLGSYLKSAQAYGIALLSRDARERHQAAKSFNDLLWGYLPTESFPALLDVVDHSLEGMVGVWWLRRLQHDGEHARALREGRKLLQRLYTPEDKSMLQEELTKVENYLKKHLVVALLVPQSGDYESYGRQVINGAKLAFSKQGITSVELKVIDSGGEPLRAAIAINDLLKTTTPLCIIGPITSDETAATGVIAGTYKVPLITPTASKDGIAELSPYVFQLLASPVKSSYYIGKFAASQPENDTFAILAPDDELGHNCAEAFSKAIIEAGKKIIAYKFYPTNTFDFSPFLAQIKEPILKFYDRYITRFPKGDPRFYDCKPDQPVEDCPLKERKDWSVHIDGLFLPAYYDEIEIILPQVPFMYINTTIFGANGWVVDDLSKNRKLAKYLDGAILIPDDFYIDPSYDKWRKFAREYKSAYGRYPSRVAALGYDAAMLVINGINSGALTQELMRDFLSGVYDYNGAAGPVSFDQNGANTKAFIVKFVEGKPVRIK